TCTGATGACTTAGCCAACAATGTAGACAAAGCAATTAAGCTAGTTAAAGAAAGTGGCGGCATTGAATACTGCCAACAACTAAGTGATCAATACTTAGATAAAGCCTATGCTGCATTAAAGCCGCTACCAGATATACAAGCTAAGAAGTACTTTTATGATATTGCGAAGTTCATCGGGCAACGGGAATATTAGGTTAAATTATACAAGTATATATTGCATTCAGAAATTGTTTTTGATACGATACTTTTTGTGAATACATAGTTATAACAAATGGAGGAATTATTTATGGAAAAGACTTTTGTAATGGTAAAACCAGATGGTGTTCAAAGAGGTGTTGTAGGAGAAATCGTAAACCGCTTTGAGAAAAAGGGATATAAAATCGTAGCTGCTAAAATGATGCAAGTGTCTAAAGATTTAGCTGAAGAGCATTATGGTCAACACAAAGAGCGTCCTTTTTTTGGTGAACTAGTTGACTTTATTACTTCTAGCCCTGTTTTTGCAATGGTTTTAGAAGGAGAGAACGTAATTTCTTCTGCAAGGGTAATGATGGGCGCTACAAATCCAGCAGATGCTGCTCCTGGAACAATTAGAGGAGATTTTGCAGTTAGTATTGGTATGAATATTATCCATGGTTCAGACTCACCTGAAAGTGCTGAACGTGAAATTGGATTATGGTTTGATAAATCAGAGCTAACTGATTATGAGGTTGCTTCACATAAGTGGGTATAAGAAAAAATTTAGTTAAATAGATTTAATGAATTAAGCTACAAGAATCCCTTGTAGCTTTTTCTAATTTAAATAAGCTATAACATTGTGTATAATGAATTGAGTACATTTTATTTCAAAGATGAATTGAGGATAATTATGAATAAATGGTTAGGCAGTATTTTAGTGACAGTTGTGTTTGCCAGCTCCTTAATATATGTAGTTTATTATTACGACAATATAAACGACAATATAGCCGAGAATACACAAGAAAACAGGCAATCCATAGAATTGTTGCCACCTATTTATCATCTTAGCATTGATGTGAATCCAAGTATCTCTATTTTGTTAAATGCTAACTTAGATGTTGTTGCATACCATAGCTATAATATTGAGGGAGACATTGTACTTAATCAACTAAATTTATTAGATAGAAGCTTAGATTCAACAATAAAGGTTATTATAGAAAAATTATCTGAATACGATTTTATAAGAGATAATTCAGTGATTTATTTTTCCCTTATTAATGAAAATGATAAAGATAGTAGGAATGAAAGCCTAGAAGAATATATTGATATAGTAGATGTATTAACTGAATCAGTTTATCAGAATCTAGCAGGTTTATTAAATGATTCACAGATACACATTCAAAAGCTTGATTCAAGCATATTAAAGTTAGCAGAGTCCCAAAGGATTTCTCCTGGTAAACTAGCTATACAATTAAAGTCAGTTGAGGATTTAAGCGAATTAGAAAAATATTTAAGTGAAAACTTTCAAAACATTTTAAATAATGATAGAAATAGCAAAATAGATAACAATATTAAACAACAGGAAAAACAATTTATAGATATTCAAAGGCCTGAAACTCCAGCTACTCCTAACGCACCGAATATTCAAGGTATTAATGAAATACCGACTATTCAAGATATTCCTGAGATAAATAAACTGCAGTAAATAAGTTAGTTTTATGTTAGATTATAAAATTGAATTTTTAAGGGAGAATTTACTATGAAATATGCGTCTATAGATAACGTTGAGCCTGGTCATGTTTTGGCACGTAGTATTTACGCTAGCGACGGTAGAACGTTATTAAATCAAGGCGTTCATTTAACAGTTGGCATGATTAACCAACTTCGAAGAGTTGGTGTTCAAATGCTATATATTGAAAACAAATACAC
The sequence above is a segment of the Desulfuribacillus alkaliarsenatis genome. Coding sequences within it:
- the ndk gene encoding nucleoside-diphosphate kinase; translation: MEKTFVMVKPDGVQRGVVGEIVNRFEKKGYKIVAAKMMQVSKDLAEEHYGQHKERPFFGELVDFITSSPVFAMVLEGENVISSARVMMGATNPADAAPGTIRGDFAVSIGMNIIHGSDSPESAEREIGLWFDKSELTDYEVASHKWV
- a CDS encoding anti-sigma-I factor RsgI family protein; the encoded protein is MNKWLGSILVTVVFASSLIYVVYYYDNINDNIAENTQENRQSIELLPPIYHLSIDVNPSISILLNANLDVVAYHSYNIEGDIVLNQLNLLDRSLDSTIKVIIEKLSEYDFIRDNSVIYFSLINENDKDSRNESLEEYIDIVDVLTESVYQNLAGLLNDSQIHIQKLDSSILKLAESQRISPGKLAIQLKSVEDLSELEKYLSENFQNILNNDRNSKIDNNIKQQEKQFIDIQRPETPATPNAPNIQGINEIPTIQDIPEINKLQ